A segment of the Nevskiales bacterium genome:
GTCGCGCGGCGTCACCACCTGCCAGTTGTGGTGCCGGGGGCGCGCGGACGTGGCCATGACCAGCGTGCAACCGGCCAGCGCCTCGGCCAGCGTGGCGCAGACCTGTGCCCGTTCCAGAAGATCCGGTGCGTTGCTGGCGAGCGCGGTGGCCTCGGGATGGCTGAGGTACTTTGGCGCCACCAGCACCAGCTGGCTCAGGCCCATGGTCTTCATCGCGCGCGCAGAAGCGCCAATGTTGCCGGGATGCGAGGTTTCGACCAGGACGATACGGATGTCGGACAGCTGGGGCATGACGCAATCGCGGGCAGGGCCTGTGCTATTCTACGCGGCCTTCGCGCGCCGATTGGCGCGCCCGATCTTTAAGCCCGGACATGCATCCACACCTCAACATCGCGGTCAGCGCGGCCCGCGCCGGCGGGCGCGTGATCATGCGCCACCTCAACCAGCTCGAGCAGCTCCAGGTCCGGGCCAAGAGCCGCAACGACTTCGTATCGGAGGTCGACCACGCGGCCGAGCGGGAAATCGTACAGGTCATCCGCCGGGCGCACCCGGATCATGCCATCCTGGCCGAGGAAGGCGGCGCCGACGGCCGCAGCGACTGCGTCTGGATCATCGACCCGCTCGACGGCACCACCAACTACCTGCACGGCCTGCCGCAATTCGCGGTGTCCATCGCCCTGCAGCAGCGCGGCAGGCTCGAGCATGCCGTGGTCTACAACCCCTGGTCGCAGGAACTGTACACCGCCAGCCGCGGCCAGGGTGCGCAACTCGACGGCCGCCGCATTCGCGTGAGCAAGGCGCGCGCGCTGGAGGGCAGTCTGATCGGCACCGGCTTTCCCTTTCGCCAGAACCAGAATCTCGACACGTATATGCCCATGCTCCGGCATGTGATGGAGCACAGCGCCGGCGTGCGCCGCGCCGGCTCGGCCGCGCTGGATCTGGCCTATGTCGCGGCCGGGCGCCTGGACGGCTTCTGGGAAATCGGCCTGCAGCCCTGGGATCTGGCGGCGGGAATCCTGCTGATCAGCGAGGCCGGCGGTCGCGTGAGCGACCTGGCCAGCGACGGCGGCGATCCGCTCAAGACCGGCAACGTGCTGGCGGGCACGCCGAAGGTGTTCGAGGCGCTGGCCGCGGGCCTGCGGCCGCTACTGCGCACCGGAAAATAAGAAACTCAACAGGATTAACATGATTCACAGGATAAACAGGAAAGAGTTTCTCTCTCAAATCATGAACGTCTCATCCTGTTAATCCTGTCAGATCCTGTTCATCCTGTACCATTTCTTCAGCTTTCCCCCATCCACTCAATCAGGCGCCTCGCCAGATCGTCGCCGCGATCCTCCTGCACGAAGTGACCGCCCCAGATGCGGTCATGCGGCTGGCCCTGCGCGCCCGGCACATGCGCGATCAGGTGGCGGTCGGCAAGCCCGAGCACCGGGTCGTTCCTGCCGAACACGCACAGGAAGGGCTTGTGCCACTGTCCCAGTGCTTCCCAGGCCGCGCGGTTGGCGGGCACCGCCGGGTCGTCCTCGGCGGTCGGCACCAGGCGCGGAAAGGCGCGGGTCCCGGCCTTGTAGGCCGCAGACGGGAACGGCGCGTCGTAGGCGGCGATTTCCGCAGGCGACAGCTTGACCACGCAGCCGCTGTTGACGATGCGTCCGATCGGGAACCACGGCGACCAGCGCGCGAAAGCGCGCCAGAGCCGGAAGCCGCGCGACACGCCATGGCGTGCGGTCGGCAAAAAGCCATTGGCCACCATGATGCGCGCGAAGCGCTCGGGATTCTCGGCGGCGACGCGCAGGCCGATCAACGAGCCCCAGTCCTGGCAGAACAGGGTGATGCCCTGCAGGTCGAGCGCACGCAGGAAGCCGGCGATCCAGTCCACGTGGCGCTGGTAGCTGTAGTCGCCGATCGCGGCCGGCTTGTCGGACTTGCCGAAACCGATCAGGTCCGGGGCCAGCACACGGCAGCCCGCCGCGGCGACCGGCGGGATCATCCTGCGGTAAAGGTAGGACCAGGTCGGTTCACCGTGCAGCATCAGCACCACGGGCCCTGTGCGCGGGCCTTCGTCCACGTAGTGCATGCGCAGCTCGCCGAGCGTCAGGTAGTTCGGCGTGAAGGGGTAGCCGGGCAGATTGCGGAAACGCTCGTCCGGTGTGCGCAGGATTTTCATCCCTACACCAGCTTGTCGATCTCTTCTTTCTTCGGCGGCATCAGGTCTTCGCGCTTGAGACCCAGCTCCAGCGCGATCGAGCCGGCGACGAAGATCGAGGCGTAGGTGCCTACCGCAATACCGACGATCATGGCCAGCGAGAAACCTCGGATCACCTCGCCACCCAGGAACAGCAGCGCGAACAGCACCAGGAACACGGTGACGCCGGTGGTCAGCGTGCGGGCCAGCGTCTGGTTGTGCGAGATGTTGACGATTTCGGTGACGGTGTGCTTGCGCAGCAGATGGAAGTTCTCGCGGATGCGGTCGAACACCACGATGGTGTCGTTGATCGAATAGCCGATCACGGCCAGGATCGCCGCCAGCACGGTCAGGTCGAATTCGATGTGCAGTGCGGAGAAGAAACCGAGCGTCAGGATCACGTTGTGCGCCAGCGCAGCGACCGAGCCCACCGCGAACTTCCACTCGAAGCGGAACATGATGTAGATCAACATGCCGATCAGGGTCAAGAGCAGCGCCATGGCGCCGTTCTCGGCCAGCTCGCGGCCGACCTGCGGGCCGACATACTCGACGCGGCGCAGTTGCACGCCGGGTTCGGCGGCCTGCAGCGCCGCCAGCAGCGGGCTGTTTGCCTCGTTGGGTTTCAGCTCGACCGTGGGCGAAAGCCGGATCAGCACATCGCTGGAGGTGCCGTAGTACTGCACCACGCTGCCCGGATAACCGCCCTGCGCCAGCGCGGCACGTACGCTGTCCAGCTCGACCGTCTTCGGGTAGCTCACCTCGGCCAGCAGGCCGCCGGTGAAATCGATGCCGAAGTTGAAACCGCGCAGGACGATGCAGGCAATCGAGGCGACCACCAGCACGATCGAGACCAGGCCCGTCAACCGGCTCAGGCCGATGAAATCGATGTTGGTGCGTTTCTTGAAAAAGCGCATGCCGCCTCCGCTCTCAGATCGCCAGCGACTTCACGCGCCGCTGGCCGCCGTACACCAGGTGCACGATGGCGCGCGTGCCGGTGATGGCCGTAACCATGGAGATCACGATGCCCAGCATCAGCGTCACGGCGAAACCCTTCACCGGTCCGCTGCCCAGGGCGAAGCAGGCCACCGCCGCGATCAGCGTGGTGAGGTTCGAATCCAGGATCGTCACGAAGGCGCGATCGTAGCCGGCCGCAATCGCCGCCAGGGGGCTCTTGCCGGAGTCCAGCTCCTCGCGGATGCGCTCGCAGATCAGCACATTCGCGTCCACCGCCATGGCCAGCGACAGCACCAGGCCGGCGATGCCCGGCAGCGTCAGCGTGGCCTGCAGCAGCGACATGGCCGCCACCGTCAACACCAGGTTGGTGATCAGCGCGACGTTGGCGATCAGGCCGAACACCTGGTAGTAGAAGCCCACGAACAGCAGCGTCGCCAGCAGGCCGACCGCGGCCGCGATCGTGCCGCGCCGGATGTTGTCCTTGCCCAGGCTCGGGCCGACGGTGCGCTCCTCGACGATGTCCACCGGTACCGCCAGCGCACCGGCGCGCAGCAGCAGCGCGAGATCCTGGGCCTCCTTGGCCATCAGTCCGGTGGTCTGGAAGCGCTTGCCGAACACGCCGCGGATGGTGGCGACACTGATCACTTCCTTGACCGTTACCTTCTCGCGGATCTCGCGGCCGCCCTCATAGCGGATGTCGGTGCGGTTCTCGATGAACAGCACGGCCATGGGCTTGTTCAGGTTCTTCTGCGTGGTCTCCAGCATCGCCTTGGCGCCGGCGCTGTCCAAGGTCACGAACACCGCCGGGCTGTTGTCCTGCGGGTCGATGCCGGAGGTCGCATTCACCACTTGGTCGCCGGTGGCGATGGCATCGCGCAGGAGCAGCACCGGGCGACCCTGGCGGTCGTAGAACAGCTCGGTACCGGGCGGCGCGATACCGGTGCGCGCGGCGCGCTCGGTATCGGCGTCGGTCGCCACCAGGCGATACTCCAGCGTCGCCGTCTTGCCCAGGATGCTCTTGGCCTGAGCCGAATCCTGGATGCCCGGCAGCTGCACCACGATGCGGTCGTTGCCCTGGCGCTGCACCACCGGTTCGGCCACACCCAGCTCGTTGACACGGTTGCGCAGCGTGGTCAGGTTCTGGGTCAGGGCATTGTCCTGGATGCGCTTGAGTTCCTCGTCGCTCAGGCGGAAGCGCAGCGCCGGCCCGGCTGCGGCCTGCTCCTCGCTCTGCGTGAGTTCGGGAAACTCGTCCGCCAGTGCCTTGGCGGCCTTGCTGCGGGATTCGGCGTCTGCAAACACCAGCAACAGCCCGTCCGGCTGCTCGATGGCGTCGGCATAGCGCAGCCGCTCGCGGCGCAGGTGACGCGGCAGCTCGCGGGTCATGCGTTCGCGCGCCATTTTCTGCGCCGTCGGCAGGTCCACCTGCAGCAGGAAATGCACACCGCCGCGCAGATCCAGGCCCAGCGCCATCGGCTTGGCGCCCAGCGCCGACAGCCAGGCCGGGGTGCGCGGCGCCAGATTCAGCGCCACCACGTAGTCCTGGCCCAGGCCGCGCTTGAGCGCGTCGGCGGCTTTCAGCTGGGTCTCTTCATCAGGCAGGCGCACCAGCAGGCGGCCGTCGTCCGTCAGCACGCCGCGCGTCGGCAGCCGCTCGGCGGCGAGCAGGCCCTCCACGCGCGCGCGCAGGTCCGCACCCAGCGGCTCGCCGCTCTGGTGCGAAATCTGCACCGCCACATCCTCGCCGAACACGTTGGGCAGGGCGTAGAGCACGCCCGCCAGGGTCACGGCCAGCAGCAGGGCGTAGGCCCAGAGCGGATAGCGGTTCATGGATGGCCCGGGACCGGCTTAGAGCGACTGCATCGTGCCCTTGGGCAGCACGCTGGTGACGGCCTGCTTCTGCACGCGGATCTCGACCTTGTCGGCGATCTCGAGCAGCAGGAGGTTCTCGCCGATCTCCCGCACCTTGCCAACCACGCCGCCGCTGGTGACGACCTCGTCACCCTTGGCCAGTGCACTGAGCATCGTGCGGTGCTCCTTGGCGCGCTTCATCTGCGGCCGGATGAGCAGGAAGTAGAACACCACCAGCAGCAGGACGAGCGGCAGCATCTGCGCCATCAGGCTCGGCTGCGCGGGCGCCTGCGCGGCCGCGTCGGCCCAAGCGTTGCTGATCAGGAAACTCATGGGAAATTCCTCGGCAAGATCGTGAAACGGCAGCGAAACAGCGCCGGATTATGCCACAGAAGCGCGTGTTTTTAGGAACTCGGTGCGGAACTCGGCGAAGCGGCCGGCCGCGATCGCCTCGCGCATGCGCCGCATCAGCGACTGGTAGAAATGCAGGTTGTGGATCGTGTGCAGCCGCGCGCCGAGAATCTCGTTGCAGCGATCCAGGTGATGCAGGTAGGCGCGGCTGTAGTTGCGGCAGGTGTAGCAGCTGCAGGCCGGATCGAGCGGCGCGGGATCGCTGCGGTGGCGGCTGTTGCGGATGCGGAGCTCGCCCTCGTGCGTGAACAGGTGCCCGTTGCGTGCGTTGCGCGTGGGCAGCACGCAGTCGAACATGTCCACCCCGCGCGCCACCGCCTCCACCAGGTCCTCGGGCGTGCCGACGCCCATCAGGTAGCGCGGGCGGTCGGCCGGCATGCGCGGCAGCAGATCGTCCAGGATCTGCGCGCGCCGCTCCTTGGGTTCGCCGACCGACAGCCCACCGATGGCGTAGCCGTCGAAACCGATGTCGAGCAGCGCGGCCAGCGACTCGGCACGCAGTTCCGGGTACATGCCGCCCTGCACGATGCCGAACAGGGCTGCGGGATGATCGGCGTGGAATTCGCGGCAGCGCCGGGCCCAGCGCATGGACAGCGCCATCGAGTCGCGCGCCTGCTCGAGCGTGGCCGGGTACGGCGTGCACTCGTCGAACACCATGATGATGTCGGAGCCGAGCGCGTGCTGCACCGCGATCGAATCCTCCGGGCTCAGGAAGATGCGGTCGCCGTTGACCGGCGAGCGGAAGGTGACGCCCTGCTCCTCCAGCTTGCGCAGCTCCGCCAGGCTCCAGACCTGGAAACCGCCGGAATCGGTCAGGATCGGCCCGTCCCAGTGCATGAAGGCGTGCAGGCCGCCCAGCGTGCGGATGATCTCGGCGCCGGGACGCAGCATGAGGTGGAAGGTGTTGCCGAGCACGATCTGCGCACCGAGCTCGCGCAGTTCTTCCGGCGTCATCGCCTTCACGGTGCCGTAGGTCCCGACCGGCATGAACGCCGGCGTATCCACGATGTGCGTGCGGCCCGCGCGCTCGAAAACGAGCCGCCCGCGTCGGGCCGGGCCGTCACTCGCCAGCAGTTGGTAGTTCAATTCCGACAGGCCCTGTTTGGAGTCGATTGGGAGTCAATACCTTGACAAGCGCGTTCAGTTTAGCAAGAGCGGCATGCGCGCCGGACCGCAAAAAAACTGGTGCGAATCGCTTGGGTCTGTGGTATTACTGCGTTCGCTTTTGCCCACATAACACTGTAACGGAGGAACACCAGTGGCAAAGACGATGACCAAATCCCAGACCTACTCCCACCTCGCCGAGAAGACGGGACTCAGCAAGAAGCAGATCGGCGAAGTGTTCGACGCGACCCTCGCACTGGCGGTCAAGGAAGCCAAGAACGGCTTCGTGCTGCCGGGCTTCGGCAAGCTGGTGCTGGCCAACCGCAAGGCGCGCATGGGCCGTAACCCGCAGACCGGCGAGGCCATCAAGATCCCCGCCAAGCGTGTGTGCAAGTTCCGCCTGGCGAAGAGCCTGAAGGACGCCGTCCTCGGCAAGAAGTAAGTTTCAGCCGCTTACTTTCAGCCCCCGGCGATGCGAGTCGCCGGGGGTTTTCGTTCAGGGCTCAGCGCGCGTCCGGCGCCGGCGTCAGCCACATCGCGTCGCCATAACTGAAGAAGCGGTAACGCTCGCGTACGGCGTGCGCGTAAGCGCGCATCACATTCTGAAACCCGCCGAACGCGCACACCAGCATCAGCAGGGTGGACTCCGGCAGGTGGAAGTTGGTGAACAGCCCGTCCACCGCCCGGAAGCGATAACCCGGCCTGATGAACAGCCGCGTTTCGCCCGCAAAGGGCTCCAGCCCGCCCGCGCCTGTTGCCGACTCCAGGCTGCGCACCACGGTCGTGCCCACGGCGATGACCCGGCCGCCGCGCGCGCGCGTCGCCGCGACCTGTTCGCACAGCCGCGGGCTGACCGTCACGCGCTCGGCATGCATGTGGTGTCCGGACAGATCCTCCACCCGCACCGGCTGGAAGGTACCGGCGCCGACGTGCAGCGTCACATAGCCGAACTCCACGCCCTGCGCACGAATGCGGTCGAGCAAAGGCACGTCGAAGTGCAGGCCGGCGGTCGGTGCCGCCACCGCACCGGGGTCGCGTGCGAACACGGTCTGGTAACGCTCGCGGTCAGCCGCCGCCGGCGCGCGCTCGATGTAGGGCGGCAGCGGAATCTCGCCGTAGGCCTCCAGCACCTCGGCCGCCGGCTGCCCGCCCAGGAAGCGCAACCGGAAGAACTCGCCCTGCCGGCCCTCCACCTCGACACAGGCCATGCCACCCGCCAGCGTGATGACACTGCCGGCGCGCGGCGTCTTGCTGGCGCGCAGCTGGGCGAGCACGCGCGTCTCGTCGAGCACGCGCTCCACCAGGATTTCAACCGCACCGCCGCTCTGCTTGCGGCCATGCAGCCGCGCCGGGATGACGCGCGTGTCGTTGAACACGACCAGATCGCCGGCGCGCAGTTCCTCCGGAAAGTCGGCCACACGCCGGTCGCGCAGCGCACCGGTTGCGCCATCCAGGCACAGCAGGCGGCTGGCGCTGCGCTGCGGCAACGGGTGCTGCGCGATCAGTTCCGGCGGCAGGGCGTAGTGGAAATCGGAGCGGCGCATGGACTCCTGGAATCGCTTCGCGCGGATGGCGGCGGGAAGTATAATCCGCGCCGCAGCCCATCTCGTGCCGGAGTGGCGGAACTGGTAGACGCAGCGGACTCAAAATCCGCCGAGGCAACCCCTCGTGAAGGTTCGATTCCTTTCTCCGGCACCAAACAGAAGGCCCGCTCGCGGGCCTTCTGTTTGGTGCCCATGGCACGACTTATCCCCACATCCCCGCGGCCTTGTCTGCGCCAAGGCCGCCGCTCCTTAACTTAACAGGCTGTTGAAAAACGCCCTCTACCGTTGATCCCTGGCTTCGGCCCCGGCAGGGCCCCTTTCAGAGACGCAAAAGCGTCATCCATGACGTGCTCGGGCGGCGACATCCCTGTCGCCGCACGCTCTGAAAGTGGCCCTGCCGGGACCTCGCCTGCCGCAGTGCAGCGGGCTGCGAAGTCGGAGTGCTACCATCGCCGGATGAACTTCTGCAGCCACTGCGGCGCGCCGGTCGAGCTGAAAATCCCGCCCGGCGACCTGCTGCCACGCCACGTCTGTACCGTGTGCAAGGCCGTGCACTACCGCAACCCGCTGGTGGTGATGGGCTGCATCCCGCAATGGCAGGACAAGGTCCTGCTGTGCCGGCGCGCGATCGAGCCGCGCAAGGGCTACTGGACGCTGCCGGCCGGCTTCCTCGAGAACGGCGAGACCCTGGCCGAGGCGGCCGCGCGCGAGACGCGCGAAGAGGCGCTGGCCGAAGTGCAGATCCTCGACCTGTTCAGTATCGTCAACGTGCCGCACATCCGCCAGGTGCACATGTTCTACCTGGCGCGGCTGCTGCGCCCCGAGTTCGGCCCGAGCGACGAGAGCCTCGAGGTCGGGCTGTACGCGGAAAAGGACATCCCCTGGGACGAGATCGCCTTCCCCACCGTCTACCGCACGCTCAAGGCCTACTTCGAAGACCGGCGCGCCGGGCAGTACCGGCTGCACATCCTCGACATCCCCCGTCCGGCACCTCGACCGGTGCGGGACTAGCCGCGCGGGTTTTGTTTAAAATACGCAGGCGCCAGCCACAACCTCGCAGCCAGGACCCGAGCGGAGACCGAATCATGACGTTCGTCGTCACCGAACAGTGCATCAAGTGCAAGTACACCGACTGCGTGGAAGTCTGCCCGGTGGACTGCTTCCATGAGGGCCCCAACTTCCTGGTGATCGACCCCGACGAGTGCATCGACTGCACCCTGTGCGAGCCGGAATGCCCCGTCAACGCGATCTACGCCGAGGACGATCTGCCGCCCGAGCAGGCCCAGTTCAAGGCACTGAATGCGGAGCTGGCGCGCAAGTGGCCGGTCATCACTGAAAAGAAAGACCCGCCCCCCGACGCCAAGGACTGGGACGGCAAGCCAGGCAAGCTGCAATATCTCGAGAAATAGGCTCATGCCCTGAGCCTGTGCATGCATTAGCATGCGCGGATGCCATCTAGCGCGCCGGACTCCGATTCGATCGTCCTGACCACCCGCGAACCCGTGGCGCGTGCGCTGCGCAGCGAGTTCGCGCTGGCGCAACGCCGGCAGGGGCGCGATGCCTGGGAAGTGCCTGCCATCTTCAGCCTGGCGCGCTGGTGCCGCGAGCGCTGGCTGCTCACCTGGCCGACCCAGCAGCTGTTGCACGGCGTGCAGGAACTGGTGCTCTGGCAGCGCGCCATCGAGGCCGATGGTGCCGCCGGCAATGTGCTGTCACAATCCGCGCTGGCGCGGGAGGCACGTCGCACCGGACGTCTGCTGGCCCAATACGGCATCGACCCGGCACGCACGCCTTGCCGCAGCGACGAGCAGGAAGCCTTCCGGCGCTGGCATCGCCAGGTGCGCCGCGAGCTCAAGGCACGGGACTGGCTGATCGACGCCGAGCTGCCGGCGCGGGTCGCGCAGTTGATCGAGGCCGGCGAGATCCGGCCGCCGCGCGACATCCGCCTCTGCGGCCCGCAGTCGGGCCTCACCCCGGCCGATCGGCGGTTGCTGCAGACTCTCGAGAAAGCCGGCAGTCGGCTGCAAATCGAAAATGCGCCTGCGCGGCAGCCACGCCTAACGGCCACCTGCCACGGCACCGCGGAAGAGCAATTCCGCACGCTGGCGATCGGCATCCGCGATCTGCTGTTGACCACACCTGACGACGGCCAGCCACCGACGGTATTGGTGGTCTGCCCTGATCCCGCAGCACGGCGCATGCTGATCGAATCCGTTTTCATGCCGGTGCTGGCGCCATGGCGATTGCTGCCCGGCGAAGGCCTGCGGCCCCTGCCCTGGCGTTTCGCCGTCGCAGCAGGGCTCGACCAGCAGCCGCTGATCGCCGTCGCGCTCGGCCTGTGCGGGCTGTCCGAGCAGGACAACGGTCTGGACGATCTGTCACGCCTACTGCTTGCCGCCGCGCTGTGGACGCCGGCGCAGCGTGAGCTGGCCGCCCGCGCAGATTACACGCTGCGCCGTATGGGGGGCACACGCTTCTCGCTGACCGCGCTACTGCATGCCCTTCCCGAACCGCTGGCAGCGCCTTTCCAGGCCTTGCGCGCCGTGGTCCATGCATGCCCGCGCCGCGCCCTGCCCAGCGCCTGGGTGGCGCATTTCGAGCAGCGCCTCGCGGCGCTCGGCTGGCCAGGCGAGCGCCCGCTGCCCTCGGCGCCGTTCCAGGCGCGCCAGACCTGGGAGGAGGCGCTGGCGACCTTCAGTTCGATGGACGCACAGATCGGCCCGGTGCCGCATTCACAGGCGCTGAGCTGGCTGCGGGAAATCGTCGCCAGCCGCCCGTTCGAGCCACGGGCCGATCATGACCAGCCGGTGCAAATCCTCTCGCCGGAAGATGCCGCCGGGCTGGCCGCCGACCATTTGTTCGTGGTGGACGCCACCGACGACCGATTGCCGGGGCCAGTGCAGCGTTACCCTCTGCTCGCGACCGAGGCGCTGGTACAGGCCGGCGTGCCGGAGGTCACGGCTGCCTCGGCGCTGGACTGCGCACGCAGGCGGGTCGCGGAGCTGCTCGCGCGCGCAGGCGCAGTACATCTCAGTTATGCCGAAGTGGACGAGCGCGATGCGCGCCGTCAGCCCACCGTCCTGTTCGGTGCCGGGCTGACATGGGCGCGGCAGGCTGCCGAAGACCCGCTCACGGCCGCCGAGCGTGCGGCCGGGGCCGGGCTGCTGTATCTGCCGGAAGCCGACCCCGTGCCGCCGGTCGCCGACCCGGCGGCCGAGGGCGTGTTTGGCGGTGTGCAAATCTTCAAGGCCTATGTAGAAGCGCCGTTCTTCGCCTTCTGCCGCTTCCGACTGGGCATCGAACCGCTGCCGGAGCCGGTCGCCGGCATCCCCGCCAGCGCACAGGGCAACGTCATCCATGAAGTGCTCGAGGCGATCTGGTGCGAACTGCGCACGCAGTCGGCGTTGAAAGCCTTGTCGCCCGAGTCGCTGGGCGAGCGCCTCGACGGCCCGCTCGACCGTGCGCTGCGCCGGCACGTACCGGTGGAGCGCTACGGTCGATGGCTCCAGCAGGTGGAGCGTGCACGGCTGCGCGACGTCATCCTGCAGTGGCTGGAACACGAAAAGCGCCGGGTCGAGCCATTCGAGGTG
Coding sequences within it:
- a CDS encoding PD-(D/E)XK nuclease family protein, translating into MPSSAPDSDSIVLTTREPVARALRSEFALAQRRQGRDAWEVPAIFSLARWCRERWLLTWPTQQLLHGVQELVLWQRAIEADGAAGNVLSQSALAREARRTGRLLAQYGIDPARTPCRSDEQEAFRRWHRQVRRELKARDWLIDAELPARVAQLIEAGEIRPPRDIRLCGPQSGLTPADRRLLQTLEKAGSRLQIENAPARQPRLTATCHGTAEEQFRTLAIGIRDLLLTTPDDGQPPTVLVVCPDPAARRMLIESVFMPVLAPWRLLPGEGLRPLPWRFAVAAGLDQQPLIAVALGLCGLSEQDNGLDDLSRLLLAAALWTPAQRELAARADYTLRRMGGTRFSLTALLHALPEPLAAPFQALRAVVHACPRRALPSAWVAHFEQRLAALGWPGERPLPSAPFQARQTWEEALATFSSMDAQIGPVPHSQALSWLREIVASRPFEPRADHDQPVQILSPEDAAGLAADHLFVVDATDDRLPGPVQRYPLLATEALVQAGVPEVTAASALDCARRRVAELLARAGAVHLSYAEVDERDARRQPTVLFGAGLTWARQAAEDPLTAAERAAGAGLLYLPEADPVPPVADPAAEGVFGGVQIFKAYVEAPFFAFCRFRLGIEPLPEPVAGIPASAQGNVIHEVLEAIWCELRTQSALKALSPESLGERLDGPLDRALRRHVPVERYGRWLQQVERARLRDVILQWLEHEKRRVEPFEVVAREQRVDLDFEGLALQLVIDRVDRVQTPLGVRHLILDYKTGREAEVRGWKADRLQEPQLPLYATSVAFGGLGIASVDGIAFAHIKDGHPALAAATDWGMGLIERRRRFPVESWPEQLAAWRAALTDIARGFLAGEAGLDDPDRHRFGLNRELLDLVREDL